Proteins encoded in a region of the Diospyros lotus cultivar Yz01 chromosome 9, ASM1463336v1, whole genome shotgun sequence genome:
- the LOC127810660 gene encoding BTB/POZ domain-containing protein At1g67900-like has translation MKFMKLGSRPDTFYTAEAVRSVSSEVSSDLIVQVKGSRYLLHKFPLLSKCLRLQRLCSESPDSQQHQIVQLPDFPGGIEMFELCAKFCYGITITVSAYNIVSARCAAEYLEMTEDVEKGNLIYKLEVFLNSCILQGWKDAIVTLQSTKTFSSWSEELGITSRCIEAIASKVQAHPLKVNLSHSYSRRGRDDVSCNGAESQRHLPLNKGWWAEDLAELGIDLYWRTMIAIKSGGKIPSNLIGHALRTYASRWLPNISKDSNAKERAEPERDSDYVGDATSKHRLLLESIISLLPLERGAVSCSFLLKILKAANILNASSSSKMDLARRIGIQLEEARVSDLLISPFSQGNGTIYDVDIVMTILEQFMVQGQSPPTSPRRTKDGFERRRRSRSAENIDFELQESRRTSSASHSSKLKVAKLVDGYLKEIARDVNLPLSKFIALAEAIPDFARLDHDDLYKAIDIYLKAHPNLTKSERKHLCRILDCKKLSMEACMHAAQNELLPLRVVVQVLFFEQARAAMTGGQVTELPSNIKALLTANGDPRRPTTALSSNTTVPTEDQWSVSGLKSPSTKLSTLRMKLAEDDDLEDNYADGIGKHSKANGVRTLPTRPKRMFSKLWSINRSASEKK, from the exons atGAAGTTTATGAAACTTGGATCTCGACCAGACACTTTCTACACTGCTGAAGCTGTAAG GTCAGTTTCCTCAGAAGTCTCCAGTGATCTCATAGTTCAGGTTAAGGGCAGTAGGTATTTGCTTCATAAG TTTCCCCTGCTCTCCAAGTGTTTGCGCCTCCAGAGGCTGTGCTCTGAAAGCCCTGATTCCCAGCAGCACCAAATTGTCCAACTCCCCGATTTCCCGGGTGGGATCGAAATGTTCGAACTATGTGCAAAGTTCTGCTATGGAATCACAATCACAGTCAGTGCCTACAACATCGTGTCGGCCAGATGTGCAGCTGAATACCTTGAGATGACAGAGGATGTTGAGAAGGGGAACCTAATATACAAGCTTGAGGTCTTCCTGAATTCTTGCATACTGCAAGGGTGGAAGGACGCAATTGTGACACTGCAGAGCACCAAAACTTTCTCTTCCTGGTCGGAGGAGCTTGGCATCACTAGCCGGTGCATTGAAGCTATTGCTTCAAAAGTTCAAGCCCATCCTTTGAAGGTTAATCTGTCACACAGTTACTCGCGCAGGGGCAGGGACGATGTATCTTGTAATGGAGCAGAGAGCCAGAGGCATCTGCCTCTGAACAAGGGGTGGTGGGCTGAAGATTTAGCCGAACTGGGTATAGACCTTTACTGGAGAACCATGATAGCAATTAAGTCTGGTGGGAAGATACCCTCAAACCTCATAGGGCATGCACTGAGGACTTATGCATCTAGATGGCTgcccaacatttcaaaagacTCAAATGCAAAAGAACGAGCAGAGCCAGAGCGTGATTCAGATTATGTTGGAGACGCAACTTCAAAGCACAGGCTGCTGCTGGAATCAATTATAAGCTTACTCCCATTGGAGAGAGGTGCTGTTTCTTGCAGTTTTCTGCTTAAAATCTTGAAAGCAGCCAACATACTTAATGCCTCATCTTCTTCAAAGATGGATTTGGCTAGGAGAATTGGTATTCAATTAGAGGAAGCAAGAGTCAGTGATTTATTGATATCCCCCTTCTCTCAGGGAAATGGTACAATCTATGATGTAGACATTGTCATGACCATATTGGAGCAGTTCATGGTACAGGGGCAGAGTCCCCCAACTAGTCCCCGAAGAACCAAGGATGGCTTCGAAAGGAGGAGGAGGTCTCGCTCTGCAGAGAACATCGATTTCGAGTTGCAGGAGAGTAGGAGGACTTCTTCTGCATCTCATAGCTCAAAGCTTAAGGTGGCAAAACTTGTGGATGGATATCTTAAAGAGATAGCAAGGGATGTGAATTTGCCACTGTCAAAGTTCATTGCACTTGCCGAGGCTATACCGGACTTTGCAAGGCTTGATCATGATGATCTATACAAGGCAATTGATATTTACCTCAAG GCGCACCCGAATCTTACCAAAAGTGAAAGGAAACATTTGTGCCGAATTTTAGACTGCAAGAAATTATCAATGGAAGCCTGCATGCATGCTGCTCAAAATGAATTACTCCCTCTCAGGGTGGTGGTGCAAGTCCTCTTCTTCGAGCAGGCTCGAGCTGCCATGACCGGAGGCCAGGTGACTGAGCTTCCTAGCAACATCAAGGCCCTTCTCACTGCAAATGGTGACCCGAGAAGACCTACAACAGCATTAAGCAGCAATACAACTGTTCCAACAGAGGACCAGTGGAGTGTCTCAGGTCTCAAATCCCCGAGCACCAAGCTTTCAACTTTAAGGATGAAACTCGCTGAAGATGATGATTTGGAAGACAATTACGCTGATGGAATCGGAAAGCATTCCAAAGCTAATGGTGTCCGAACTCTTCCCACTCGGCCAAAAAGGATGTTCAGTAAGTTGTGGTCCATCAACAGAAGTGCAAGCGAAAAGAAATGA